The sequence below is a genomic window from Schistocerca gregaria isolate iqSchGreg1 unplaced genomic scaffold, iqSchGreg1.2 ptg000831l, whole genome shotgun sequence.
CTTTTTTTGCTTAGCGTTTTCCTCGGACGTTACCACTCCGTACCAGAAGCTGCTCCCGAGTATGATGACTATGCCGACAAAGTTCTGCGTGTGGGTTAGAATTGGGGTTATGGTTTTGAAAATGTGTAGGGGTTTTGCGTACGAGTAGACTTGTGGTTTCTCCGAAACAGATGGCACCCAGGAGGATTTGAATGCCGGCCTGTGCAGTTGGCAGTATGTTGGGGTTAGCAGGGGGTTGGAGTGTGGGAGAGGTTGTTCCGCAGACAGGGGGTGTCTAACGACGTACTTTCGCGGTCCCGCAAACCGAATTTGTGAGGGCGCTGGTGTACTTGATTTGCATGAAGACGGCGATGTTGATGAGCCATCCGAGGATGCACGACATGGCCAGGACACCCCACGCTTGTTGAGTTGCATTTAGGACGGCAGGTTTGAGGTAGTTTGACTCGTATATGAAGATCAGTGGGAAAGTGAAAGCGATGGCGATGGAGGTGTTGTAGATGAGCAGTTTCCACTGGTCATTGTCGACATAGGCCAGCGTTTTTTTGACGTATATACCGTAGAGGGCGAGGAACATGGACGAGAGCATGCCGTGAACGAATCCAGACAGAGAAAAATCGATTTCTCCCAGCGATCCGAGGATGAATCCGCAGAAGAGGAGGAAGACAGCGATCAACCGTTTTTTGGTGGTGTTTTTATTAAGGATGAGCTTTTCGAACAGGACGGTCCAAAAGATGGTGAGGGAGCGTGCTATTAAGTAGAATGGGAGTTTAGCATATTGTAAGCACATGTTGTTAAAAACGATGGTGGCGACGTAGCTGACGGTCAACGGGGCGACTTTTTTTAACGTTTTGATCTCTAAGTGCACCGGAGGAAGAAAGCTTAGGGCGGGGAGGCTTGAGGGCACGTTGGGGGGTTAGGGTTTTCGAATTAGAGGGGGGACAGAGGTTTGAGTTTTTGGGGGTTGGCCGGGCGTACTGATTTCCAGCGATGTTCCCAAGGAAGCACAGGAGGAGAGAAGCGACGAATTGGAAGAAGGTGAGGgtgatggggcaggggaatgatttCATTAGTGCCAATTTGTTAAAGTAGATCATCGAAAGAGATACGGCGAAGTAGTAGCCGATAACCTGTGCGATTTTAATGCTGCGTTGGAGGTGAGATGCAGAAGTTGAGTTTATTGTGGGTGTTTTTTGGCTCGCCAGGGGGCGTGCGTACCGCTCGTAGGCAGTGTTTTGGTCTTTCATGGTGGTGTGGGTGTGAGGGGGATGTAGAGTGGAAGGAGATGAAGTGTTCAGTGACAGGACTTTTACGTTTTTGTGAAGATAAAGTTTTGCCAGGTGAGAAAATGTTGACAGGTTGAGGGCGGTGGTGAAGGCACGAGCGATGCATTGTGATATTTTTGGTTTGTGGGTTGGTGTGGGCGAGCGGAGAGTGAGTAGGCCAGGTATGGGGGTTCGAGAGCGCGAAGAAAAagcttgaggtttttttttttatttttcgagcgGAAGCGGCCCATTATTGCTGGCCGAGCGTTGATTGTTTAGGTGCTGAATGCATAGGGCGGACTGCTTGGACAGGTGTTTAAGAGAACGGAGAGTGTGATGGGCGGGCAAGATAAGGAAGACGATGCAGGCGATTTTTTCTTGCTGCCAGAATGGGGTGCGTGCGCGGGGGGTTGAGATGGCGAAGAGGGGGTTGCGAGATGGGACGGGCGTCGATGAGAGAGAGGGTTCGCTTAgccgctacattttttttttttttttttggctaaagGGGCGTGGTGCAAATGGAAGGGAGTGGAGGTGGTGACTCCTGGAAAGAAGCTAGAGGGGTTTCGTTTGTATGTGTGCGACAGGTGGGTGGCGTCGGGTCACCCGTGGATGGTGGTGGAGAAGACGGGAGACAAGAGAGACGAGTTGGCGGTATCTTTGGTGAGGTGTAGAGATGGCGTTGAGCGcggggagagggtgggagaggcggtggcgttatggggACCGTGGTTGTACGGTTTTGAGGTGGTTGAGACGCGTTTGGGGAGGTTGGTGGTGCACCGCGACGTGGGGTCTTTGTGCGGTCATCGTGCGAGGTCTCCAGGGTTTGCGGGTTCGAGCGCGAGGTTGTTCTGGAGGTTGTGGTGGATAAAGGGCGGACAGTTCAAGGAGTGCGAGAAGGATTTTTTGACTGGTTTTTTGCTGAGGAAGTTGGGAATAGGGGAAGATTGGTCGGGTGGTGAAGACAGAGAGGTGGTGGTGCCGTACGTGAGGGGGAGTTGGGCGAAGGACGCGGCGTTGTTTTACAAGGAGTTTGAAGTGGTGTGCAAGGAGGGCAATTTGTTGGGCGCGTTGAAGAGGACGGTGAAGGAGGCGCAAGCGTACATGACGAGTTTGGCCTACTATCAGGGTCCGGTGGACGGTTGTTTCTACGAGGAGTTCGAGAGGAGTTTGTGGTGGTTTCAGGTAGAGTGGAACGCTGGGGTGATGAACGGGTCGAAGGGGTGCGAGAGGGGGGCGGAGTTGAAGGCGGAGGGGTGCTTGGACAAGAGGACGTACTGGCAGATAAGGAGGAGGGTGGAGATGTACAGGGAGAAGCTGAGGGGGTTGGGATACGTGACCGCGAGGAAACTGAAGAAGCACGAGGGGTTGAGGAGGGCGGTGTGCGCGTTTCAGAGTCGGGCTGGGTTGAAGGCGGACGGTCGATTGGACGCGAGGACGAGGTGTTGGATCGAGCTGGCGGCGAAGAGCGAGAACTCGTTGAGGGGCGGGGTGACGGAGGGGGACAAGGAGAAGCACCAGgcgacgggcagggcgacgagggCGGTGGAGAGGTGGAGGAGGCAGTCGGTGAAGGAGCAGTTGTCGtacgtgtgtgcacgtgtgtgcgaGTGGGTGTGTGTGTGACGCATGCGAGTGGGTGTGCGTGCGAGGTATGCGAGTGGGTGTGTGTGTGACGCATGCgagtgggtgtgtgtgtgaggTATGCGTAGGGTGGTGTGTGTGCGAGGTATGCGTAGGGTGGTGTGGCTGACGAGGGCGAGAAGCGGGGTGAAGAAGCAGGTGAGCGAGGAGGTGGAGAGGGTGGAGTCGTACCTTTGCATTGGGATGGAGAGGGTGGGCGAGGTGAGAGGGGTGCTAGTGCCCGAGAGCAGCGTtgggaggtgggagggggtggcGGAGGAGGTGGCGGATGGGGTGGAGTTGAGAGGGTTCGAGGCGTATTTGAACGTGTTGGAGTTGCGCAGGAAGGGGTTTGGGCCGCTGGTGTTGGTTAGGTACACGGGGAGGGAGAGGGACCGGGTGTTCATGAAGGAGTTGAGGTTTAAGTCCAGGAAGATAAGAAAGGGTGACTTGTGGCACCTTTGCGAGTGCGGGGTCGCGCCGCAGGTGCCGGTGAGCACGGGCGACGGGAGGGTCACGTTTTTGGTGGAGGAGGGCGCGATGAAGAGGGCCGAGGTCGACGGACTGGTTTGGAAGATACCCGGCAGGATGAAGGAGGAGTTGGCGTTTTGGGTGAGGTTGTGGACCGACATGTCCTGGCTAGGGCGCGACGACGCGCTCGGATGCGCGTACGAGTCGGAAAGGTTTTGCGCGATGTACGGAATCGACAGGAGCGAGAGGCTCGACGTCGCCGTGAGGTACCAGGTGGAGAGGGTACAAAACTGCCTGTGCGCGTTGAACTGCTTGGCGTTGGAAGAGAGGACGGAGCAGTACGGCAGGGCGTGCATAAACGCAGTGTCCGCGTTTCAGTGGAGTCTGAGCGTTTTGAGGAGAAATTCGAAGGGCCTATCGAGGACGAGCAAAAACTTGATGAGAAGCTGCAACAATTTCGGAAGAATTGGAGAAATGAATTTGTTTTTGTTTCGCGTGCTTTTGTTGCACGTCGAATCGCTGAAGTCGCTGCTGAACGAAGACGATGCGGACGTACCGGATCCGCTGGAAGACCCGGAATCCTTTCGCTCTACTCTGCGAACTGCGATGGCTCGTCACGAAGTAGAACCTCACATTTTCGGCGCTTTCCTGGTCGACTCCTTGTCGACCCACGCCGCGCAGCAGCGCTACGCGTCGTGGAATTCGTCCATATCGTCGAACGACCGGTCCTGGTCCGGAGAGCAGAGGGAGGACGCGCTCGACAAGAGCGCCGCGAAAAAGCACAAAAGTTATCCTGTCACGACAAAAAAAAACGAAACTCTTTTGCCATCCCACACGGCTCTCTGCTCCCCCGAGCCGGGCGCTTCGGAAGCTCCCCCCGCTCCCGAGAGCGTGGACGGCGCGCACGACCAAGCGAGCCACCTACTGCCCGCCTACGAAAGCCTGAAGGCAAAATACCGTCACATCGAAGCCGCCCTGTCGACCTTCCGAACAGAAGCCAGCGAGGTGCGCGCCTCGGTCGACTTCCTGAACGACCTCTGCTCAGAACACCAGCGGTTCCTCGACAACTTCCAGTCAGAATTCACCAGCCTCAGCAAATTTCTCCGCGAAAATGAGGACGCCATACAAAATCTTTTGTGCTATATCGCGCATTTGGAAAACCAAATTCAAAAAATCAGAAGGCGGTCTCGGATAGGCGTTGTCAAGCAAGTCTTTCTCTGGATATCCGtcaactttttctcgctgatattCTTGCTCGTGCTCGGGTTCGTCGCTCTGATCGACTTTTGCCGCGTGCACTTCGTCCGAAATCCCCCTTCAGCCGAAAACCTCTTGAAGACGAGGTTCCAAAACTTCGGAAGAACTCAACTCAAGAAATTCGAAAACGCCATCAACAACATCGAAAGCGACATGGCGACCTTGGCAGGGCTCCGCAAGGGCAAAAAGGACGCGTGAAAAGGGGGTCTCATTCCACCTCGCGCGACGCACTTTGTAAAAACGCGCGCAGGTTCaagctgtaaattttttttttttggcgccgAATCCCATTCGGCAACTGGACTCAGCCGCCGAGAGGCAATGTTTCGGCTGGACAGAGTGAAAGCCCCGGCATTGACCAGAGAAGTCGTCTCTAAACTAAAGAGCGTCAATATAGAGACAGGTATCTTTTTTTTTCGTACGCTTTCTCCGAACGCGCAAGTCTGAAAAAATCTTAGTTGAATCGCTCTTGTTTGGGCCAAAAAGGTATTCGGCATATGGCGTTTTGTCGGCGAatgttcgttcttttttttttggtgCAACTTTCGTGCAAAAGCGATTGAACCTTGACATGCCAGGAGGTCGAAGACCTGAAAGTGGTGCTTGAAGAAGAGTACGCCGCGCCCCTGATCTGTGCGCTAGACCAGCTCTCTGATTCGTCAAGGTGGCTTCTCTCAACCGGTTCGGACGTCCTAGACGAATATTTGGGCGGCGGTCTGTTCAGCGGGGACGTCACCGAACTCGTGGGCCAATTCTCAACTGGGAAAAGCCAGTTCTGTCACGACATAGCCTTGAAGGCGGTACTGGGCGATTCCTCGAAAAAACGTTACCACCGCGTATGGTACATCGATACATCGAACAACTTCTCTCCAAGACGTATTCGCGACATGATTGTGCATGGCGGACATGCGGATTCCAAACAAAAAATCGCCGATATTTTAGATCATATTGTGTGTTTCAAAATGAAAAACGTGTACGCGCTGATCAACGTGCTAGAG
It includes:
- the LOC126322695 gene encoding GDP-fucose transporter 1-like isoform X2, which gives rise to MKDQNTAYERIKIAQVIGYYFAVSLSMIYFNKLALMKSFPCPITLTFFQFVASLLLCFLGNIAGNHLPALSFLPPVHLEIKTLKKVAPLTVSYVATIVFNNMCLQYAKLPFYLIARSLTIFWTVLFEKLILNKNTTKKRLIAVFLLFCGFILGSLGEIDFSLSGFVHGMLSSMFLALYGIYVKKTLAYVDNDQWKLLIYNTSIAIAFTFPLIFIYESNYLKPAVLNATQQAWGVLAMSCILGWLINIAVFMQIKYTSALTNSVCGTAKAGIQILLGAICFGETTSLLNFVGIVIILGSSFWYGVVTSEENAKQKKLNQADV
- the LOC126322695 gene encoding GDP-fucose transporter 1-like isoform X1, translated to MKDQNTAYERIKIAQVIGYYFAVSLSMIYFNKLALMKSFPCPITLTFFQFVASLLLCFLGNIAGNHLPALSFLPPVHLEIKTLKKVAPLTVSYVATIVFNNMCLQYAKLPFYLIARSLTIFWTVLFEKLILNKNTTKKRLIAVFLLFCGFILGSLGEIDFSLSGFVHGMLSSMFLALYGIYVKKTLAYVDNDQWKLLIYNTSIAIAFTFPLIFIYESNYLKPAVLNATQQAWGVLAMSCILGWLINIAVFMQIKYTSALTNSVCGTAKAGIQILLGAICFGETTSLLVRKTPTHFQNHNPNSNPHAELCRHSHHTREQLLVRSGNVRGKR
- the LOC126322702 gene encoding uncharacterized protein LOC126322702 → MGGQDKEDDAGDFFLLPEWGAWCKWKGVEVVTPGKKLEGFRLYVCDRWVASGHPWMVVEKTGDKRDELAVSLVRCRDGVERGERVGEAVALWGPWLYGFEVVETRLGRLVVHRDVGSLCGHRARSPGFAGSSARLFWRLWWIKGGQFKECEKDFLTGFLLRKLGIGEDWSGGEDREVVVPYVRGSWAKDAALFYKEFEVVCKEGNLLGALKRTVKEAQAYMTSLAYYQGPVDGCFYEEFERSLWWFQVEWNAGVMNGSKGCERGAELKAEGCLDKRTYWQIRRRVEMYREKLRGLGYVTARKLKKHEGLRRAVCAFQSRAGLKADGRLDARTRCWIELAAKSENSLRGGVTEGDKEKHQATGRATRAVERWRRQSVKEQLSYVCARVCEWVCV
- the LOC126322679 gene encoding uncharacterized protein LOC126322679, which produces MRRVVWLTRARSGVKKQVSEEVERVESYLCIGMERVGEVRGVLVPESSVGRWEGVAEEVADGVELRGFEAYLNVLELRRKGFGPLVLVRYTGRERDRVFMKELRFKSRKIRKGDLWHLCECGVAPQVPVSTGDGRVTFLVEEGAMKRAEVDGLVWKIPGRMKEELAFWVRLWTDMSWLGRDDALGCAYESERFCAMYGIDRSERLDVAVRYQVERVQNCLCALNCLALEERTEQYGRACINAVSAFQWSLSVLRRNSKGLSRTSKNLMRSCNNFGRIGEMNLFLFRVLLLHVESLKSLLNEDDADVPDPLEDPESFRSTLRTAMARHEVEPHIFGAFLVDSLSTHAAQQRYASWNSSISSNDRSWSGEQREDALDKSAAKKHKSYPVTTKKNETLLPSHTALCSPEPGASEAPPAPESVDGAHDQASHLLPAYESLKAKYRHIEAALSTFRTEASEVRASVDFLNDLCSEHQRFLDNFQSEFTSLSKFLRENEDAIQNLLCYIAHLENQIQKIRRRSRIGVVKQVFLWISVNFFSLIFLLVLGFVALIDFCRVHFVRNPPSAENLLKTRFQNFGRTQLKKFENAINNIESDMATLAGLRKGKKDA